From Vagococcus jeotgali, one genomic window encodes:
- the proS gene encoding proline--tRNA ligase: MAKKQGFVKQITSRDEDFTQWYTDVCLKAELCDYSSVKGSMVVRPTGTALWEGIKTIVDTRLKETGHENVMMPLLVPEHLLLKEAEHVEGFAPEVAWVTMGGESELSERLAIRPTSEVMFCEHFKKIIHSHRDLPVKYNQWANVMRWEKNTRPFLRTTEFFWQEGHTCHMTHEEAEDEALMILDMYADVCENILAIPVVTGVKSESEKFAGAEKTYTNETLMYDGKALQINTSHHLGDHFGKAFDITYADKEGKEQFVYTTSWGITTRAIGGMIMVHSDDRGLVLPPRIAPTQVLIIPIAQHKEGVLDKAYELRDMLKETVTIKVDDSDKQPGWKFSEAEMKGYPVRIEMGPKDIEAGHVVLVRRDTLEKITVPLNDELPTVVNELLNTIQADMLEKARVRQIDKTRIATTKEEFLERIEEGGFVVAPWSGDPRVEEEVKELTGATTRCWSFEHQHDDLTGIKDFWNGDDAKYMMHWAKAY; this comes from the coding sequence ATGGCAAAAAAACAAGGATTCGTTAAACAAATTACAAGTCGTGATGAAGATTTTACTCAGTGGTACACAGATGTTTGCTTAAAAGCAGAATTATGTGATTACTCAAGTGTGAAAGGATCGATGGTTGTTCGCCCAACAGGAACCGCACTTTGGGAAGGAATTAAAACGATTGTTGATACGAGGCTGAAAGAAACAGGTCATGAGAATGTGATGATGCCCTTACTTGTGCCTGAGCATTTATTATTAAAAGAAGCAGAACATGTGGAAGGTTTTGCTCCCGAGGTTGCATGGGTTACGATGGGCGGTGAGAGTGAGTTAAGTGAGCGTTTAGCCATTCGCCCAACATCAGAGGTTATGTTTTGTGAGCATTTCAAAAAAATTATCCATTCACACCGTGATTTACCAGTAAAATATAATCAATGGGCAAACGTGATGCGTTGGGAAAAAAATACCCGTCCATTTTTAAGAACGACTGAATTTTTCTGGCAAGAAGGACACACTTGTCACATGACTCACGAAGAGGCTGAAGATGAAGCGTTAATGATCTTAGATATGTATGCTGATGTGTGTGAAAACATATTAGCTATTCCTGTTGTCACAGGTGTTAAATCTGAGAGTGAAAAATTTGCTGGGGCAGAAAAAACATATACTAATGAAACATTGATGTATGACGGAAAAGCACTACAAATTAACACATCTCATCATTTAGGAGATCATTTTGGAAAAGCATTCGATATTACTTATGCAGATAAAGAGGGTAAGGAACAGTTTGTTTACACCACATCTTGGGGAATTACTACTCGTGCTATTGGTGGTATGATTATGGTCCACAGTGATGACCGTGGTTTAGTCTTACCACCACGCATTGCACCAACACAAGTCTTGATTATTCCAATCGCCCAGCATAAAGAAGGTGTCTTAGATAAAGCTTATGAGCTACGTGATATGCTAAAGGAAACAGTCACAATTAAAGTAGATGATAGTGATAAACAACCTGGCTGGAAATTTAGTGAAGCAGAGATGAAAGGTTACCCAGTTCGAATTGAAATGGGACCAAAAGATATTGAAGCAGGACATGTTGTATTAGTTCGCCGTGATACTTTAGAAAAAATAACTGTTCCATTAAATGATGAGCTACCAACTGTTGTTAATGAATTACTAAATACTATTCAAGCAGACATGCTAGAAAAAGCACGCGTAAGACAAATTGATAAAACACGTATTGCTACAACTAAAGAAGAGTTTTTAGAAAGAATCGAAGAAGGTGGCTTTGTCGTTGCGCCTTGGTCAGGAGACCCTAGAGTAGAAGAAGAAGTTAAAGAATTAACAGGTGCGACAACACGCTGTTGGAGTTTTGAGCATCAACATGATGATTTAACTGGTATTAAAGATTTTTGGAACGGTGACGATGCTAAGTACATGATGCACTGGGCTAAAGCTTATTAG
- a CDS encoding YbaK/EbsC family protein, producing the protein MINLEQKFKESGIDFELYNHRAIYTNEDALIVKQEEKFSGTETKSLYLKDKKANNYIFLTYTTKKSDFKRLSNLVGQKLSVVSSEQMEKQTGQRPGAVSPFGYDVNVPIIVDERLLGEEKLVFAPGRPDQTMVVKVSDLNNIIDVLDLEPYFLPLED; encoded by the coding sequence ATGATTAATCTAGAACAGAAATTTAAAGAGTCAGGTATTGATTTTGAATTATATAATCACCGAGCTATTTATACTAACGAAGATGCTCTTATTGTCAAACAGGAAGAAAAATTTTCAGGTACTGAAACTAAAAGTTTATATTTAAAAGATAAAAAGGCTAATAATTATATCTTCTTAACTTATACAACAAAAAAAAGTGATTTTAAAAGATTAAGTAACTTAGTTGGACAAAAGCTATCAGTTGTTTCTTCTGAACAGATGGAGAAACAAACAGGTCAAAGACCAGGTGCAGTTTCTCCGTTTGGTTACGATGTTAATGTACCTATTATTGTAGATGAGAGATTATTGGGGGAAGAAAAATTGGTTTTTGCACCGGGTAGGCCTGATCAGACGATGGTTGTAAAGGTATCTGATTTAAATAATATTATAGATGTTTTAGATCTTGAACCTTACTTTTTACCATTAGAGGATTAG
- a CDS encoding MarR family winged helix-turn-helix transcriptional regulator: protein MLDILREVGKIARSLSYISNNEFKEVSLDKEQYLYITRIYENPGIINDDLAEMLCLDRTTVSKSIRKLEKRELIFKTQDAKNKKIKRLFLTESAKELYHYLKKEEEYSERMLLQGFTAEEKATLLSLLKRVGTQAESEWLLVRSGERRKY, encoded by the coding sequence ATGTTAGATATTTTAAGAGAAGTTGGCAAGATAGCACGCTCTTTATCATATATAAGTAATAACGAGTTTAAAGAAGTAAGCCTAGATAAAGAACAGTATCTGTATATTACAAGAATTTATGAGAACCCTGGTATTATTAATGATGATTTAGCTGAAATGCTTTGCTTAGACAGAACGACAGTATCTAAATCTATTCGAAAACTAGAAAAAAGAGAGTTAATTTTTAAGACACAGGATGCTAAAAATAAAAAAATAAAACGTTTGTTTTTAACAGAGAGTGCAAAAGAACTGTATCATTACTTAAAAAAAGAAGAAGAATATTCAGAGAGAATGTTATTACAAGGTTTTACTGCTGAAGAGAAGGCAACTTTACTATCCTTATTAAAAAGAGTTGGTACCCAAGCAGAAAGCGAATGGTTACTAGTTAGAAGTGGAGAAAGACGGAAATATTGA
- a CDS encoding IS256 family transposase — protein MTHFTTEIMETLINKGDLDDLFRRHLELAINSLLQAELTAFLDYEKYDRAGFNSGNSRNGNYSRSFKTEYGELNLVIPRDRNGEFSQQTLPAYKRTNDSLETTIIQLFKKGITMSEISDLIEKMYGHYYTPQTISNMSKIVSEDVLAFKERTLEAKYSVIFMDATHIPLKRQTVSKEAVYIVIGIRLDGTKEVLGFTIAPTESAYVWKEILQDLKDRGLEEVLLVVTDGLSGIHDSIHSVYPNAQFQQCCVHISRNIAHKVRVSDRQEVCNDFKLVYQAASKEEAMNQISFMIDKWKKQYPRVVKLLLNPAILTFYNFPPSIRRTIYSTNLIEGFNKQLKKYTKRKEQFPNEESLERFLVSQFNEYNQKFLGRVHKGFKEIQDTLESMF, from the coding sequence ATGACTCATTTTACTACAGAAATAATGGAAACACTAATTAATAAAGGTGATTTAGATGATTTATTTCGTCGTCATTTAGAACTCGCTATCAACTCATTATTACAGGCTGAATTAACAGCGTTTCTTGACTACGAAAAGTATGATAGAGCTGGATTTAATTCAGGTAATTCCCGCAATGGGAATTACTCACGTTCATTTAAAACAGAATATGGAGAATTAAATTTGGTGATTCCTAGAGATAGAAATGGAGAATTTTCCCAACAAACATTACCAGCCTATAAAAGAACCAATGATTCCTTAGAAACTACTATTATTCAGCTATTTAAAAAAGGGATCACTATGTCTGAAATCTCTGATCTAATTGAAAAAATGTATGGTCATTATTACACACCACAAACTATTTCAAACATGAGTAAAATCGTATCTGAAGATGTTTTGGCTTTTAAAGAAAGAACTTTAGAAGCTAAATACTCAGTCATTTTTATGGATGCTACTCATATTCCTTTAAAGAGACAAACCGTATCAAAAGAAGCCGTTTATATTGTGATAGGCATTCGATTGGATGGAACCAAAGAGGTTCTAGGATTTACTATTGCTCCAACCGAATCTGCTTATGTTTGGAAAGAGATACTTCAAGATTTAAAAGATCGTGGTTTAGAAGAGGTTTTATTAGTTGTAACTGATGGTTTAAGTGGTATTCACGATAGTATCCATAGTGTCTATCCAAATGCTCAATTTCAACAATGTTGTGTCCATATCTCTAGAAATATTGCTCATAAGGTTCGTGTTAGTGATCGACAAGAAGTCTGTAATGATTTCAAATTGGTTTATCAAGCAGCTTCAAAAGAAGAAGCTATGAATCAAATAAGTTTTATGATAGATAAATGGAAAAAGCAGTATCCACGAGTAGTTAAATTACTCTTGAATCCTGCTATATTAACTTTCTATAACTTCCCACCATCAATCAGAAGAACTATCTACTCAACTAACTTGATTGAGGGATTTAATAAACAGTTAAAAAAATATACAAAGAGAAAAGAACAATTTCCTAATGAAGAATCTCTGGAGAGATTCCTTGTTTCTCAGTTCAATGAATATAACCAAAAATTTTTAGGCAGAGTACATAAAGGATTTAAGGAAATACAAGATACATTAGAATCAATGTTTTAA
- a CDS encoding arginine repressor, with the protein MVRSSKAKRHNLIKKLIIENNISRQEELQVLLLKENIDVAQATISRDIRELNIVKSNDSKGDTYYHILNDSVVGLKKRTDEERLITAIADSGVSLLNIEFMNILVVLPGNGQLVGVLIDSIRTTFVEIAGCVAGDDTILILSKNREDAKAVNEYFKQFIY; encoded by the coding sequence ATGGTTAGAAGTAGTAAAGCTAAGAGGCATAATTTGATTAAAAAACTGATTATTGAAAACAATATTTCCAGGCAAGAAGAGTTACAAGTTTTATTACTTAAAGAGAACATAGATGTGGCACAAGCTACTATTTCACGTGACATTAGGGAATTGAATATAGTTAAAAGTAATGATAGTAAGGGAGACACTTATTATCATATATTAAATGATTCAGTTGTTGGATTGAAGAAGAGAACAGATGAAGAACGTTTAATTACTGCCATTGCAGATAGCGGTGTGTCCTTACTTAATATTGAATTTATGAATATTTTAGTTGTTTTACCAGGTAATGGTCAACTTGTAGGTGTTTTAATTGATAGCATAAGAACAACTTTTGTCGAGATTGCAGGATGTGTTGCTGGAGATGATACCATATTGATTCTATCAAAAAATAGAGAAGATGCTAAAGCTGTTAATGAGTACTTCAAACAATTTATTTATTAA
- the arcA gene encoding arginine deiminase, whose amino-acid sequence MSHPINVYSEIGKLKTVLVHRPGSELENLMPDYLERLLFDDIPYLEQAQVEHDAFTDVLRNKDIEVLYLEDLAAEALINDDIKMQFVDQYLEEANIKSATAKEKAKEVLLSLPTNRELIDKTMAGMQKVELPEFEMNSLTDMVESSYPFVIDPMPNLYFTRDPFATIGTGVSLNKMFADTRNRETIYGQYIFDYHPRFAGKDVPRVYDREDTTRIEGGDELVLSKDVLALGISQRTDAASIEKLAQRIFDQNMGFKHILAFDIGEYRKFMHLDTVFTMVDYDKFSIHPEIEGDLVVYSISKGEGGKLNIVREEDTLENILCKYLNLDEVHLIRCGGGNITAAAREQWNDGSNTLTIAPGEVVVYDRNPITNKLLEEAGVTLNYVPGSELVRGRGGPRCMSMPLIREDI is encoded by the coding sequence ATGAGTCATCCAATTAATGTATATTCCGAAATTGGTAAATTAAAAACAGTTTTAGTCCATCGTCCAGGTAGTGAGTTAGAAAATTTAATGCCAGATTATTTAGAGCGGTTATTATTTGATGATATTCCTTATTTAGAACAAGCACAGGTAGAACATGATGCTTTTACTGATGTTTTACGAAACAAAGACATTGAAGTATTATATCTTGAAGATTTAGCTGCAGAAGCACTTATTAATGATGATATTAAAATGCAATTTGTTGATCAGTACTTAGAAGAGGCCAATATTAAAAGTGCAACAGCAAAAGAAAAAGCCAAAGAAGTCTTGTTAAGTCTACCTACTAATAGAGAGTTAATTGATAAAACAATGGCTGGTATGCAAAAAGTTGAATTACCAGAATTTGAAATGAATAGTTTGACTGACATGGTTGAATCATCTTATCCCTTTGTAATTGATCCAATGCCGAACTTATACTTCACACGTGATCCATTTGCAACAATTGGAACGGGTGTGTCATTAAATAAAATGTTTGCTGATACACGTAACCGTGAAACTATTTACGGACAATATATATTTGATTATCATCCACGTTTTGCAGGAAAAGATGTCCCACGTGTTTATGACCGTGAAGACACAACGCGTATCGAAGGTGGAGATGAATTAGTTTTATCTAAGGATGTGTTAGCTTTAGGTATTTCACAACGTACAGATGCCGCATCAATTGAAAAATTAGCACAACGTATCTTTGATCAAAATATGGGATTTAAACACATCCTAGCCTTTGATATTGGTGAATATCGTAAATTTATGCATTTAGATACTGTATTTACAATGGTTGATTATGATAAATTCTCAATTCACCCAGAGATTGAAGGAGACTTAGTTGTTTACTCAATTTCTAAAGGAGAAGGTGGGAAATTAAATATTGTTCGTGAAGAAGATACTCTAGAAAATATTTTATGTAAATATTTAAACCTTGATGAAGTTCACTTAATTCGTTGTGGTGGTGGAAACATTACTGCAGCTGCAAGAGAACAATGGAATGATGGTTCAAATACCTTAACTATCGCACCTGGTGAAGTTGTGGTATATGACCGTAATCCAATTACAAACAAATTATTGGAAGAAGCAGGTGTGACATTAAACTACGTTCCAGGTAGTGAATTAGTACGTGGTCGTGGTGGTCCTCGTTGTATGAGTATGCCATTAATCAGAGAAGATATTTAA
- the argF gene encoding ornithine carbamoyltransferase gives MTSVFQGRSLLAEKDFTRGEIEYLIDFSIHLKDLKKRGIAHRYLEGKNIALLFEKNSTRTRAAFTVAANDLGASPEYLGKNDIQLGKKESVEDTAKVLGSMFDGIEFRGFSQEVVEGLAKYSGVPVWNGLTDEWHPTQMIADFMTIKENFGYLEGINLVYVGDGRNNMANSLLVTGAILGVNVCICAPEELFPTQEVVDYANKFAKESGSKLLITADVEKGVKGANVLYTDVWVSMGEEDKFEERVNLLKPYQINMDMIKKTGTKDDELIVLHCLPAFHDTETEYGKMVEKDFGITEMEITDEAFRSKYGRQFEEAENRMHSIKAIMAATLGNLFIPYVK, from the coding sequence ATGACTTCAGTATTTCAAGGTCGTAGTTTATTAGCAGAAAAAGATTTTACAAGAGGTGAAATCGAATATTTAATCGATTTTAGTATTCATTTGAAAGATTTGAAAAAACGAGGTATTGCACACCGCTATTTGGAGGGGAAAAACATTGCCCTTTTATTCGAAAAAAATTCAACTCGTACACGTGCAGCGTTTACTGTTGCAGCAAATGATCTGGGGGCAAGTCCTGAATATCTAGGTAAAAACGATATTCAATTAGGTAAAAAAGAATCTGTTGAAGATACTGCAAAAGTGTTAGGAAGCATGTTTGATGGCATTGAATTCCGTGGGTTTAGCCAAGAAGTTGTAGAAGGTTTAGCAAAATACTCTGGTGTTCCAGTATGGAATGGCCTAACAGATGAATGGCATCCAACACAAATGATCGCTGATTTTATGACTATTAAAGAAAACTTTGGGTACTTAGAAGGAATTAATCTGGTTTATGTTGGAGATGGACGTAATAATATGGCAAATAGCTTACTCGTCACTGGGGCTATTTTAGGTGTCAATGTTTGTATCTGTGCTCCTGAAGAATTATTCCCAACTCAAGAAGTTGTTGATTATGCTAATAAATTTGCTAAAGAATCAGGAAGTAAATTACTGATTACGGCTGACGTTGAAAAAGGTGTTAAAGGGGCAAATGTTCTTTATACTGACGTTTGGGTATCAATGGGTGAAGAAGATAAATTTGAAGAACGTGTTAATTTATTAAAACCATATCAAATTAATATGGATATGATTAAAAAAACAGGTACTAAAGATGATGAATTAATCGTCTTACACTGCTTACCTGCATTCCATGATACTGAAACTGAGTATGGAAAAATGGTTGAGAAAGATTTTGGCATCACTGAGATGGAAATCACAGATGAAGCATTTAGAAGTAAATATGGACGTCAATTTGAAGAAGCTGAAAATAGAATGCACTCAATTAAAGCTATCATGGCTGCTACTTTGGGTAATTTATTTATCCCATATGTAAAATAA
- the arcC gene encoding carbamate kinase gives MSEKIVVALGGNAILSDDASAKAQQKALVDTSKYLVNLVKGGNKLIISHGNGPQVGNLLLQQQAANSKKNPAMPLDTCVAMTQGSIGYWLANALSNELRANGLDNEVATVLTQVVVDKEDSAFKNPTKPIGPFLTEEEAKTEEQMTGAKFKEDSGRGWRKVVPSPKPIGIHEANIINTLVDDDVITISCGGGGIPVVGEDLVGVEAVIDKDFASEKLADLVDADKFIVLTGVDNVYINFGKENEEKLTRVSVSDIEKYAAEGHFAPGSMLPKIEACIQFAKNNPGKEAIITSLECLGEIGVDPEIGTTIIF, from the coding sequence ATGTCAGAAAAAATAGTCGTTGCATTGGGTGGAAATGCCATTTTATCAGACGATGCCAGTGCCAAAGCACAACAAAAAGCTTTAGTAGATACGTCAAAATATTTAGTGAATTTAGTTAAGGGTGGTAATAAGCTAATCATTTCTCATGGAAATGGACCTCAAGTAGGGAATTTATTATTACAACAACAAGCTGCTAATTCAAAAAAAAATCCTGCCATGCCTCTTGATACTTGTGTAGCTATGACACAAGGAAGCATCGGGTATTGGTTAGCAAATGCCTTATCAAACGAGTTAAGAGCAAATGGACTAGATAATGAAGTCGCTACTGTTTTAACACAAGTTGTGGTAGATAAAGAAGATTCAGCATTTAAAAATCCAACAAAACCAATTGGTCCTTTTTTAACAGAAGAAGAAGCAAAAACTGAAGAGCAAATGACAGGTGCTAAGTTTAAAGAGGATTCTGGTCGTGGATGGAGAAAAGTAGTTCCAAGTCCAAAACCAATAGGCATCCATGAGGCAAACATTATTAATACATTAGTTGATGATGATGTGATTACTATATCTTGTGGTGGTGGAGGTATTCCAGTTGTCGGTGAGGATTTAGTAGGTGTAGAGGCAGTGATTGATAAAGATTTTGCCTCTGAAAAATTAGCTGATTTAGTAGATGCTGATAAATTTATCGTTTTGACTGGTGTTGATAATGTGTACATTAATTTTGGTAAAGAAAATGAAGAAAAATTAACCCGAGTATCTGTTTCAGATATTGAAAAATATGCTGCTGAAGGTCATTTTGCTCCAGGAAGCATGTTACCAAAAATTGAAGCATGTATTCAATTTGCTAAGAATAATCCGGGAAAAGAAGCGATTATTACATCTTTAGAGTGTCTAGGAGAGATTGGTGTTGATCCTGAAATTGGGACAACAATTATTTTTTAA
- a CDS encoding Crp/Fnr family transcriptional regulator: MDMVITKEIGKHLENFCFFSDQDLQRIRDIARYKKHKKGQVLFDFGDSRDYAYILMSGIVRLERLDESASFNYLHFIKEKCMFPLVGLFTDSTYYFSAVAHTEIEVIKIPISIYEEILKYNNQQLCVCLTQQSEFLKEQIFKIQKGMVNNADYRILTILSIIYKNLGEKQYPNKIVTVPCPISVNDIAKASGITRETTSLVLKKLIASKKIKYKHKELTFIDIKYFNNFLTQ, translated from the coding sequence ATGGATATGGTGATAACAAAAGAAATTGGTAAACACCTAGAGAATTTTTGTTTTTTTTCAGATCAAGATTTACAACGAATAAGAGATATTGCAAGGTATAAAAAACATAAAAAGGGACAAGTATTGTTCGATTTTGGCGATAGCCGGGATTATGCTTACATTCTCATGTCAGGAATAGTTAGGCTAGAGAGACTAGATGAGTCAGCATCGTTTAATTATCTTCATTTTATTAAAGAGAAATGTATGTTTCCACTGGTTGGTTTGTTTACTGATTCAACATATTATTTTTCCGCTGTTGCTCATACAGAAATTGAAGTCATAAAGATACCCATTTCCATTTATGAAGAAATTTTAAAATATAATAATCAGCAATTATGTGTTTGCCTAACGCAACAATCAGAATTTTTAAAAGAACAGATTTTTAAGATTCAAAAAGGAATGGTAAATAATGCAGATTATCGTATTTTAACTATTTTATCTATTATCTATAAAAATTTAGGTGAGAAACAATATCCCAATAAGATCGTCACTGTACCTTGTCCAATATCTGTTAATGATATAGCTAAAGCAAGTGGGATTACCCGAGAAACAACAAGCTTAGTTTTGAAAAAATTAATTGCTTCTAAAAAGATAAAGTATAAGCATAAGGAACTGACCTTTATTGATATTAAGTACTTTAATAATTTCCTAACTCAGTAA
- a CDS encoding YfcC family protein → MTDKKKKKRKELSSFSILFIIIIVLGIITQFLNGQGFTPQAIPGTDDMVDHVVGATLADIVMAPFHGFQNAIEICVFILILGGFLNIVTKTGALEAGIQNIVKKFNGREVWIIIILMLLFSLGGSTYGMSEETIPFYSLLTVTMVAAGFDTVVTVGTVLLGSGAGVIGSTINPFSTGAAMDALRGIGITPNVGVIMGLGAVIWLVITAFSIYIVVKYAKKVQKDKGSTILSLQEQEDMEEYFTEGQDRNLEFTKKHKIILTLFAITFLVMILSLIPWNEFGITIFSGWTSFLTGESFGDWYFGDLAMWFFIMGLIIAVVGKFSEKETVNVFIQGCADMLSVVLIIVVARGASVLMSQTHLDLFVLDRAAEVLRDLSPVLFVIGAFILYLLLSFLIPSTSGLAYVSIPVMGALAQEIGLSPDVMVIIFASGCGLINLITPTSGVVMGGLEISKVDYTTWTKFIMKPLLIMAAAILIILIVGMLMFS, encoded by the coding sequence ATGACTGATAAAAAAAAGAAAAAAAGAAAAGAGCTCTCCTCGTTTAGTATATTATTTATTATTATCATTGTGTTGGGTATTATTACACAATTTTTAAATGGCCAAGGGTTTACCCCACAAGCTATACCAGGTACTGATGATATGGTAGATCATGTTGTTGGTGCAACGCTAGCTGATATTGTTATGGCACCATTTCATGGTTTTCAAAATGCTATTGAAATTTGTGTGTTTATTCTAATATTAGGTGGATTTTTAAATATTGTAACAAAAACTGGTGCTTTAGAAGCAGGGATTCAAAATATTGTTAAGAAATTCAACGGGCGAGAAGTTTGGATTATTATTATCTTAATGTTGTTATTCTCTCTTGGTGGCTCAACTTATGGCATGTCAGAAGAAACTATTCCTTTTTATAGTTTACTAACAGTAACTATGGTTGCAGCAGGTTTTGATACGGTGGTAACAGTTGGGACAGTCCTATTAGGTTCTGGTGCTGGGGTAATTGGTTCGACAATTAATCCATTTTCAACAGGGGCTGCAATGGATGCGCTTCGTGGTATTGGTATCACCCCAAATGTAGGCGTTATCATGGGTCTTGGTGCTGTTATTTGGTTAGTTATTACAGCCTTTTCTATTTATATTGTTGTGAAATATGCTAAAAAAGTACAAAAAGATAAAGGTTCCACTATCTTATCATTACAAGAACAAGAAGATATGGAAGAGTATTTCACTGAAGGACAAGATCGAAATCTTGAATTTACTAAAAAACATAAAATTATCTTAACACTATTTGCTATTACATTTTTAGTTATGATTTTATCTCTTATTCCTTGGAATGAATTTGGTATTACAATCTTTAGTGGTTGGACATCATTTCTAACAGGTGAAAGTTTTGGAGATTGGTATTTTGGCGATTTAGCCATGTGGTTCTTTATAATGGGGTTAATTATTGCTGTTGTTGGCAAGTTTTCTGAAAAAGAAACCGTGAATGTTTTTATTCAAGGTTGTGCGGACATGTTATCAGTTGTTTTAATCATCGTAGTTGCTAGAGGGGCATCTGTTTTAATGTCTCAAACTCATCTTGATTTATTTGTATTAGATAGAGCTGCAGAAGTTTTAAGAGATTTATCGCCAGTACTATTTGTTATTGGTGCATTTATCTTATATTTACTGCTATCATTCTTAATACCATCTACATCAGGTTTAGCCTATGTGTCTATTCCTGTAATGGGAGCTCTAGCCCAAGAAATTGGTCTAAGCCCAGATGTTATGGTTATTATCTTTGCTTCAGGTTGTGGTCTGATTAATTTAATAACGCCAACATCAGGGGTTGTGATGGGTGGTTTAGAGATTTCAAAAGTAGATTATACAACTTGGACAAAATTTATCATGAAACCATTACTGATAATGGCAGCGGCTATTCTTATTATTTTAATTGTAGGAATGCTAATGTTTAGCTAG